A genomic region of Micromonospora sp. NBRC 110009 contains the following coding sequences:
- a CDS encoding alpha/beta fold hydrolase → MTSNGTTWTVDTVRSADGTTIAYETAGEGPPIVLVGGAFNDRGTTRPLGAALASDFTVYGYDRRGRGDSGDTGPYAVQREIEDLAALLSRAGGTAFLYGLSSGAILAAYAAAEGLPVTGLALFEPPFQAGAHGGRKPGLAERLTELVAGGRRGDAVELFLTDAVGVPPAAVAGMRGAPEWPWMEGLAHTLAYDTTVTGYGGLPADRLGRITVPTVVVASTGSPDWLRDAATATAGAIPGATDLSLAGGFHEVPPDVLAAALRDALLG, encoded by the coding sequence ATGACGTCGAACGGCACCACCTGGACGGTGGACACGGTGCGGTCCGCCGACGGCACCACGATCGCCTACGAGACGGCCGGCGAGGGGCCGCCGATCGTCCTGGTCGGCGGGGCCTTCAACGACCGCGGCACCACCCGTCCGCTCGGCGCCGCGCTGGCCTCCGACTTCACCGTGTACGGCTACGACCGGCGTGGCCGCGGCGACAGCGGGGACACCGGGCCGTACGCGGTGCAGCGGGAGATCGAGGACCTGGCGGCCCTGCTGAGCCGGGCGGGCGGCACCGCTTTTCTCTACGGCCTCTCCTCCGGGGCGATCCTCGCCGCCTACGCGGCGGCCGAGGGTCTGCCGGTGACCGGGCTGGCGCTCTTCGAGCCACCGTTCCAGGCCGGCGCGCACGGCGGCCGCAAGCCCGGGCTGGCCGAGCGGCTGACCGAGCTGGTGGCGGGCGGCCGGCGCGGCGACGCGGTGGAGCTGTTCCTGACCGACGCGGTCGGGGTGCCGCCCGCGGCGGTCGCCGGGATGCGCGGCGCGCCGGAGTGGCCCTGGATGGAGGGGCTGGCGCATACGCTGGCCTACGACACCACGGTCACCGGCTACGGTGGACTGCCCGCCGACCGGCTCGGCAGGATCACCGTCCCGACCGTCGTGGTGGCGAGCACGGGCAGCCCGGACTGGCTGCGCGACGCCGCCACGGCGACCGCCGGGGCGATTCCCGGCGCCACCGACCTCAGCCTGGCGGGTGGCTTCCACGAGGTCCCGCCGGACGTGCTCGCCGCCGCGCTGCGCGACGCCCTGCTCGGCTGA
- a CDS encoding lamin tail domain-containing protein: MKQRLIGFVAALAVAVGGALAVSGPAQAATPAVQITKVYYNSPGTDTRSNSSLNAEYVRLTNKRSTTINLKYWTLRDKSNHVYKFSGDFRLAAGASVFIHTGKGTNSATHRYWGSGAYIWNNTGDAAYLRNSAGTSIDTCFWGSSGGYTYC; encoded by the coding sequence GTGAAGCAGAGGTTGATCGGTTTCGTGGCGGCGCTCGCGGTCGCGGTCGGCGGCGCGCTGGCCGTCTCCGGGCCGGCGCAGGCCGCCACCCCGGCCGTCCAGATCACCAAGGTCTACTACAACTCGCCGGGCACCGACACCCGCTCCAACAGCAGCCTGAACGCCGAGTACGTGCGGCTGACCAACAAGCGCAGCACCACCATCAACCTGAAGTACTGGACGCTGCGCGACAAGTCGAACCACGTCTACAAGTTCAGCGGGGACTTCCGCCTGGCCGCCGGCGCCAGCGTCTTCATCCACACCGGCAAGGGCACCAACAGCGCGACCCACCGGTACTGGGGCTCCGGCGCGTACATCTGGAACAACACCGGCGACGCGGCGTACCTGCGCAACTCCGCCGGCACCTCGATCGACACCTGCTTCTGGGGCAGCAGCGGCGGCTACACCTACTGCTGA
- a CDS encoding MFS transporter — protein MLRRALPTRPEARRILLGTLLSAVGRGLTLPFLFIYLTDVRGLSDNQAGLVIGWFGAVTLALSPLGGTLIDRFGARRVVLPCLAVEAVGTGSLALVDSVGTAFAVSTLIAVGGSALWSGQTTILASLTGDGERQRVFGLQFALLNLGIGIGGVISGAVVDIARPVTFQAIYLLDALSYLMPGLILLTLPHVGHRLAQAPAAEAGRPAGGYLTVLRDRPFRRLVLFGLVLTTCGYAQIEVGFAAYSVRVVEVTPRVVAWALACNTVMIVLAQLLVIRRMEGRSRTRALAAVGAVFATAWLVLGAAGLVGTGNALLAALGVVACSAIFGFGETMLSPVMPALTNALATDELRGRYNAMSSMIFGISGIIGPVTAGPLMGAAHGRIWVAFVVGGSLIASVMALTLGRLLTPAQDGRPDRVPRPVREPAAAQA, from the coding sequence ATGCTGCGCCGCGCCCTACCCACCCGCCCTGAAGCCCGTCGGATCCTGCTGGGCACCCTGCTGTCGGCCGTCGGGCGCGGCCTGACCCTGCCCTTCCTTTTCATCTACCTCACCGACGTGCGCGGGCTGAGTGACAACCAGGCCGGCCTGGTGATCGGCTGGTTCGGCGCCGTGACGCTCGCCCTCTCCCCGCTCGGCGGGACGCTGATCGACCGGTTCGGTGCCCGCCGGGTGGTGCTGCCCTGCCTGGCGGTCGAGGCGGTCGGCACCGGCTCGCTGGCGCTGGTCGACTCGGTCGGCACGGCGTTCGCGGTCAGCACCCTGATCGCGGTGGGCGGCTCGGCGCTCTGGTCCGGGCAGACCACGATCCTCGCCTCGCTCACCGGCGACGGCGAGCGGCAGCGGGTGTTCGGTCTCCAGTTCGCCCTGCTCAACCTCGGCATCGGCATCGGCGGCGTGATCTCCGGCGCGGTGGTCGACATCGCCCGCCCGGTCACCTTCCAGGCGATCTACCTGCTGGACGCGCTGAGCTACCTGATGCCCGGCCTGATCCTGCTGACCCTGCCGCACGTCGGGCACCGGCTGGCACAGGCCCCGGCGGCCGAGGCCGGTCGTCCGGCCGGGGGCTACCTCACCGTGCTGCGGGACCGGCCGTTCCGGCGCCTGGTGCTCTTCGGCCTGGTGCTCACCACCTGCGGCTACGCGCAGATCGAGGTGGGCTTCGCGGCGTATTCGGTGCGAGTGGTCGAGGTGACGCCGCGGGTGGTGGCCTGGGCGCTCGCCTGCAACACCGTCATGATCGTGCTCGCCCAGCTGCTGGTGATCCGCCGGATGGAGGGGCGCAGCCGGACGAGGGCGCTGGCCGCCGTGGGCGCGGTCTTCGCGACCGCCTGGCTGGTCCTCGGCGCGGCCGGCCTGGTCGGCACGGGCAACGCGCTGCTCGCCGCGCTCGGCGTGGTGGCCTGCTCGGCGATCTTCGGGTTCGGCGAGACGATGCTCTCGCCGGTGATGCCGGCCCTGACCAACGCCCTCGCCACCGACGAGCTGCGCGGCCGCTACAACGCGATGAGCTCGATGATCTTCGGGATCAGCGGGATCATCGGCCCGGTCACCGCCGGCCCGTTGATGGGGGCGGCGCACGGGCGGATCTGGGTGGCGTTCGTGGTGGGCGGCTCCCTGATCGCCTCGGTCATGGCCCTGACCCTGGGCCGGCTGCTCACCCCCGCCCAGGACGGCCGGCCCGACCGGGTACCGCGTCCCGTCCGGGAGCCGGCGGCCGCGCAGGCGTGA
- a CDS encoding zinc metalloprotease: protein MSVISPLDPRTSPGRGAARTVPRPAGPEPDPGTAEHTGSDPREVPVHAPGLELLGELPGSGYRQPPGLVRRADGQTCQLTRLLYLILEAMDGRRGYPEIAALVTGRIDRLVTADNVRMLTVQKLRPLGLVGRPDGSAPAARKANPLLALRFRLVVSNPTMTRRVTRPFAVLFRPLVVAVVLAAFLLSTGWVLFEKGLASATHQAFDKPGLLLLVFAITIVSAGFHEFGHAAACRYGGATPGAMGVGLYLVWPAFYTNVDDSYRLGRAGRIRVDLGGLYFNAIVAVAIFATWAVIRWDALLLIIVAQVLQMLRQLAPFVRFDGYHILADLTGVPDLYSRIRPTLLGLLPTRWNRPEAKVLKPWARLVVTLWVLVVVPLLLLTLVLMVTALPRVVATAWQGLQRQSVLLVANWADGDVPSIGLRLLSVLAICLPLLGTAYLLIRLVRRTVRSVWRATASRPLRRAGALVAGGAVAAALVWAWWPAPEKYQPVQENERGTVADALPAGHRHSAVPAVDRTLQVGDRGTVTTAWPRTDPPPAGGEQRLALVLVPRHPATPAVGGPTQPAWVFPFHAPEAPGPGDNQALAVNTRDGSTVYDVAFALVWVTEGDVDNRNEAYALARCRDCRTVAVSFQVVLVVGPADIVVPENVSVAVNYSCRECLTYALASQLVVTVPEGLSDGTKDRLTALWQEIEEFGQHLQGLSPQQIQARLEGYRARIAAVIEQDPAVAANAGSTPTGTAATPMPTEGTTLSPSDATSMAPSAPAGPTTPAPETPVPSPAGSGSTSPAASPSDTSPSAATPEGSPSAATVDGSVSPTPTG from the coding sequence ATGAGTGTGATCTCGCCACTCGATCCGCGTACCTCGCCGGGGCGGGGCGCCGCGCGCACGGTGCCCCGCCCTGCGGGGCCCGAACCGGACCCGGGCACCGCCGAACACACCGGATCCGATCCGCGGGAGGTGCCCGTCCACGCGCCGGGACTGGAACTGCTGGGCGAGCTGCCGGGCTCCGGGTACCGCCAGCCACCCGGGCTGGTACGGCGTGCCGACGGCCAGACCTGCCAGCTCACCCGGCTGCTGTACCTCATCCTCGAGGCGATGGACGGCCGGCGCGGCTACCCGGAGATCGCGGCGCTGGTCACCGGGAGGATCGACCGTCTGGTCACCGCGGACAACGTCCGGATGTTGACCGTGCAGAAGCTGCGCCCGCTCGGACTCGTCGGGCGACCTGACGGATCCGCGCCGGCGGCGCGAAAGGCCAATCCACTGCTGGCGCTGCGGTTCCGGCTCGTCGTCTCCAACCCCACGATGACCCGGCGAGTCACCAGGCCGTTCGCCGTCCTGTTCCGCCCGCTGGTCGTCGCCGTCGTCCTGGCCGCCTTCCTGCTGTCCACCGGATGGGTGCTGTTCGAGAAGGGGCTGGCCTCCGCCACCCACCAGGCGTTCGACAAGCCGGGTCTGCTGCTGCTGGTTTTCGCGATCACCATCGTCTCGGCCGGCTTCCACGAGTTCGGGCACGCCGCGGCCTGCCGGTACGGCGGCGCCACCCCCGGCGCCATGGGCGTGGGGCTGTACCTGGTCTGGCCCGCCTTCTACACCAACGTCGACGACAGTTACCGCCTGGGACGGGCCGGCCGGATCCGGGTCGACCTCGGCGGCCTGTACTTCAACGCGATCGTCGCGGTGGCCATCTTCGCCACCTGGGCGGTCATCCGGTGGGACGCGTTGCTGCTCATCATCGTGGCCCAGGTGCTGCAGATGCTCCGGCAGCTGGCACCGTTCGTCCGCTTCGACGGCTACCACATCCTGGCGGACCTGACCGGCGTGCCGGACCTCTACTCCCGCATCCGGCCGACGCTGCTCGGCCTGCTCCCGACCCGGTGGAATCGCCCGGAAGCCAAGGTGCTGAAGCCGTGGGCCCGGCTGGTGGTGACCCTGTGGGTCCTGGTCGTGGTGCCGCTGCTGCTGCTGACGCTGGTGCTGATGGTGACGGCCCTGCCCCGGGTGGTCGCGACCGCCTGGCAGGGCCTGCAACGGCAGTCCGTGCTGCTGGTCGCGAACTGGGCGGACGGGGACGTCCCGAGCATCGGCCTCCGGCTGCTGTCCGTGCTCGCCATCTGCCTGCCCCTGCTCGGCACGGCGTACCTCCTGATCCGGCTGGTTCGGCGGACCGTGCGGTCGGTCTGGCGGGCCACGGCGAGCCGCCCGCTGCGCCGAGCCGGCGCGCTGGTGGCCGGCGGCGCGGTGGCGGCGGCGCTGGTGTGGGCCTGGTGGCCGGCCCCGGAGAAGTACCAGCCGGTGCAGGAGAACGAGCGCGGCACCGTCGCCGACGCACTGCCCGCCGGGCATCGGCATTCCGCAGTGCCGGCGGTCGACCGGACCCTCCAGGTCGGGGACCGGGGCACCGTGACCACTGCCTGGCCCCGCACCGATCCGCCGCCCGCGGGAGGTGAGCAGCGGCTGGCGCTCGTCCTGGTGCCCCGGCACCCCGCCACCCCCGCGGTCGGCGGCCCCACGCAACCGGCCTGGGTCTTCCCGTTCCACGCGCCGGAGGCACCGGGTCCGGGGGACAACCAGGCCCTGGCCGTCAACACCCGGGACGGCTCCACCGTCTATGACGTGGCCTTCGCGCTCGTGTGGGTCACCGAGGGGGACGTGGACAACCGCAACGAGGCGTACGCCCTGGCGAGGTGCCGGGACTGCCGCACCGTCGCGGTCTCGTTCCAGGTGGTGCTCGTCGTCGGTCCCGCCGACATCGTCGTGCCGGAGAACGTGTCGGTGGCCGTCAACTACTCCTGCCGGGAGTGCCTGACGTACGCGCTGGCCTCGCAACTCGTGGTGACCGTGCCCGAGGGGCTGAGCGACGGCACGAAGGACCGCCTCACCGCGCTGTGGCAGGAGATCGAGGAGTTCGGCCAGCACCTCCAGGGGCTCAGCCCGCAGCAGATCCAGGCCCGCCTGGAGGGTTACCGGGCGCGGATCGCGGCCGTCATCGAGCAGGACCCGGCCGTGGCGGCGAACGCCGGAAGCACGCCCACCGGGACCGCCGCGACCCCGATGCCGACCGAGGGCACGACACTCAGCCCCAGCGACGCAACGTCCATGGCACCGTCGGCGCCCGCCGGTCCCACCACACCGGCCCCGGAGACCCCGGTGCCGTCGCCCGCCGGCTCCGGCTCGACCTCGCCGGCGGCTTCCCCATCGGACACCAGCCCGTCGGCCGCCACGCCTGAGGGGTCACCCTCGGCCGCCACCGTCGACGGGTCGGTGAGCCCGACGCCGACGGGTTGA
- a CDS encoding sensor domain-containing diguanylate cyclase, which translates to MDHERVIRDVTVRLPMASTALEACQWTVAALARHTPATISILLQVPEGLRCVAATGAWQVFSTVPTRTGSSARPTPGRDPERSIVGRVYASGEPATVADVTADPDYLPVRPDVTAELCVPVRDPAGRPIGVLDLQWTGPVELDRWRGTAERLAGRLGARITALGGPPAESRGEKLLRHAAAMTAAPTDWDLMAAAITAARDVSGLSAAVLLLAGRSGPRLGAPTGTPGELESRLRAELTEAGPAALGRMIARAHRHGSAYTLGEAGHPPTEDYLPLARAGARTLVAVPVGPPEGGGTLLVADERLLRPDPTTVNLMELLAGQAWTCLDRLRTLARLREQASSDPLTGLRHTGPFGQRIAKATPGRTALLAIDVDGFKNVNDTYGHQAGDQLLVGLARALEGALRQGDELYRTGGDEFVAVIEVSRPEEAVRIAERLTEAARRTGRTISVGVALPHLGEPPERTLHRADRALYAVKQHGRDGVHLAA; encoded by the coding sequence GTGGATCACGAGCGAGTCATCCGGGACGTCACGGTCCGCCTTCCGATGGCGTCGACCGCTCTGGAGGCGTGCCAGTGGACGGTCGCCGCGCTCGCCCGACACACCCCGGCGACCATCTCGATCCTGCTCCAGGTCCCCGAGGGGCTCCGCTGCGTCGCGGCCACCGGCGCCTGGCAGGTCTTCTCCACCGTGCCGACGCGGACCGGGAGCTCGGCGCGGCCGACGCCGGGCCGCGACCCGGAGCGGTCGATCGTCGGCCGGGTGTACGCCTCCGGCGAGCCGGCCACCGTCGCCGACGTCACCGCCGACCCCGACTACCTCCCGGTACGCCCCGACGTCACCGCCGAGCTCTGCGTGCCGGTGCGGGACCCGGCCGGGCGGCCGATCGGCGTGCTCGACCTCCAGTGGACCGGCCCGGTCGAGCTGGACCGGTGGCGGGGGACCGCCGAGCGGTTGGCCGGCCGGCTGGGCGCCCGGATCACCGCGCTCGGCGGCCCGCCGGCCGAGAGCCGCGGCGAGAAGCTGCTCCGGCACGCCGCCGCGATGACCGCCGCCCCCACCGACTGGGACCTGATGGCCGCCGCGATCACCGCCGCTCGGGACGTCTCCGGGCTCTCCGCGGCCGTGCTGCTGCTCGCCGGCCGGTCGGGGCCCCGGCTCGGCGCCCCGACCGGCACCCCGGGCGAGCTGGAGTCGCGGCTCCGGGCCGAGCTGACCGAGGCCGGTCCCGCCGCGCTGGGCCGGATGATCGCGCGGGCCCACCGGCACGGCTCGGCGTACACGCTGGGCGAGGCGGGGCACCCGCCGACCGAGGACTACCTGCCGCTGGCCCGGGCCGGGGCGCGCACCCTGGTGGCGGTGCCGGTCGGGCCGCCGGAGGGCGGCGGCACGCTGCTGGTCGCCGACGAGCGGCTGCTGCGGCCCGACCCCACCACGGTCAACCTGATGGAGCTGCTGGCCGGGCAGGCGTGGACCTGCCTCGACCGGCTGCGCACGCTCGCCCGCCTGCGCGAGCAGGCCAGCTCCGACCCGCTCACCGGGCTGCGCCACACCGGGCCGTTCGGGCAGCGGATCGCCAAGGCCACGCCGGGGCGTACCGCCCTGCTGGCGATCGACGTGGACGGCTTCAAGAACGTCAACGACACGTACGGCCACCAAGCCGGGGACCAGCTCCTGGTGGGGCTGGCCCGGGCGCTGGAGGGGGCGCTGCGGCAGGGCGACGAGCTGTACCGCACCGGTGGCGACGAGTTCGTCGCGGTGATCGAGGTGAGCCGCCCCGAGGAGGCGGTGCGGATCGCCGAGCGGCTGACCGAGGCGGCCCGGCGGACCGGCCGGACCATCAGCGTCGGCGTCGCCCTGCCCCACCTCGGCGAGCCCCCCGAACGCACCCTCCACCGCGCCGACCGCGCCCTCTACGCGGTCAAACAACACGGCCGCGACGGCGTCCACCTCGCCGCCTAG
- a CDS encoding phosphodiesterase: protein MLIAQLSDPHVTTGPLGAERATGLHRALGRVLALRPRPDCVVITGDLVDNGRPDEYVALRDVIGRFPLPVHLAAGNHDDRESLLDIFGGTPYLAGGFSAHYHVDHPDATLVVLDSLAPGDAAGRLGEEQLGWLDGVLAGRPEAPAVVCLHHPPVAVGVPVMDAIRLTDAVAFAAVIERHPHVVRVAAGHLHRPVTSGFAGTVLTTAPSTWMQVSLTMTDDPDVGMVAEPTAFLLHRVAGGSCVTHTVQVSHAAGRTAWF from the coding sequence ATGCTCATCGCCCAGCTGAGCGACCCGCACGTGACCACCGGCCCGCTCGGTGCCGAGCGGGCCACCGGGCTGCACCGGGCCCTCGGCCGGGTGCTGGCCCTGCGCCCCCGGCCCGACTGCGTGGTGATCACCGGCGACCTGGTCGACAACGGCCGCCCCGACGAGTACGTCGCGCTGCGCGATGTCATCGGGCGCTTCCCGTTGCCGGTGCACCTCGCCGCCGGCAACCACGACGACCGGGAGTCGCTGCTCGACATCTTCGGCGGCACCCCCTACCTGGCCGGCGGCTTCTCGGCCCACTATCACGTGGACCACCCGGACGCGACGCTCGTGGTGCTCGACTCGCTCGCCCCCGGGGACGCCGCCGGGCGGCTCGGCGAGGAGCAGCTCGGCTGGCTCGACGGGGTGCTCGCCGGCCGCCCGGAGGCGCCCGCCGTCGTGTGCCTGCACCATCCGCCGGTCGCGGTCGGCGTCCCGGTCATGGACGCCATCCGGCTCACCGACGCCGTCGCCTTCGCCGCGGTGATCGAGCGGCACCCCCATGTCGTACGCGTCGCCGCCGGTCACCTGCACCGGCCGGTGACCAGCGGCTTCGCCGGCACGGTGCTGACCACCGCGCCGAGCACCTGGATGCAGGTGAGCCTGACCATGACCGACGATCCGGACGTCGGGATGGTCGCCGAGCCGACGGCCTTTCTGCTGCACCGGGTGGCCGGCGGCAGCTGCGTCACGCACACCGTCCAGGTGAGCCACGCCGCCGGGCGGACCGCCTGGTTCTGA
- a CDS encoding bifunctional metallophosphatase/5'-nucleotidase, which translates to MSVPGMRRAAVGLAALAATAFTAVAVNPNQAEADPKPVDVKLLAINDFHGNLEPPTGSSGTIAGQAAGGAEYLATQLNKLRGTTEEERERTVTVAAGDLIGASPLLSAAFHDEPTIEEMNLAGLEFTSVGNHEFDEGATELLRMQNGGCHPVDGCADGTPFAGAKFQYLSANAFKTATGQPLLPPYGIKKIDGVKVGFIGMTLEGTPQIVSQQGVAGLSFADEADTANKYARILQAQGVQSIVVLLHEGGVQNGGGINDCTGFSGPIVDIANRMDPAIDVIVSGHTHAAYNCNINGKLVTSASSFGRLVTDIDLKVDRRSGDVISAKANNVVVTRNVPKDPASTELINHYKTALGPVADKVVGETTAAITKTQENLYQTGVDANGKPTYQTGESPLGNLIADAQLAATDNEQNAVAAFMNPGGVRADIDAGPVTYAEAFTVQPFANNLVTLDLTGAQLYCMLEQQFTVARVLYASSTVHYVVDTNGTTAPAGSPCSGTRVVRGSLTINGTPVTDTATYRVTVNNFLSGGGDGFSVLPGGTNAVTGMIDLDAFTAYLTEKSPVSPPALDRIQTTAEVPAA; encoded by the coding sequence ATGTCCGTCCCCGGGATGCGTCGGGCCGCCGTCGGCCTGGCCGCGCTCGCCGCGACCGCGTTCACCGCGGTCGCCGTCAACCCCAACCAGGCCGAGGCCGACCCCAAGCCGGTCGACGTCAAGCTGCTCGCGATCAACGACTTCCACGGCAACCTCGAGCCGCCGACCGGCTCGAGCGGCACCATCGCCGGGCAGGCCGCCGGCGGCGCGGAATACCTGGCCACCCAGCTCAACAAGCTGCGCGGCACCACCGAGGAAGAGCGGGAGCGGACCGTCACGGTCGCCGCCGGTGACCTGATCGGCGCCTCCCCGCTGCTCTCCGCGGCCTTCCACGACGAGCCGACCATCGAGGAGATGAACCTCGCCGGGCTCGAGTTCACCAGCGTGGGCAACCACGAGTTCGACGAGGGCGCTACCGAGCTGCTCCGGATGCAGAACGGCGGCTGCCACCCGGTGGACGGCTGCGCCGACGGCACCCCGTTCGCGGGCGCCAAGTTCCAGTACCTGTCGGCGAACGCCTTCAAGACCGCCACCGGCCAGCCGCTGCTGCCGCCGTACGGCATCAAGAAGATCGACGGCGTCAAGGTCGGCTTCATCGGGATGACCCTCGAGGGCACCCCGCAGATCGTCAGCCAGCAGGGCGTCGCCGGCCTGTCCTTCGCCGACGAGGCGGACACCGCCAACAAGTACGCCCGCATCCTGCAGGCCCAGGGCGTGCAGTCCATCGTCGTGCTGCTGCACGAGGGCGGCGTGCAGAACGGCGGCGGCATCAACGACTGCACCGGGTTCAGCGGCCCGATCGTCGACATCGCCAACCGGATGGACCCGGCGATCGACGTGATCGTCAGCGGGCACACCCACGCCGCGTACAACTGCAACATCAACGGCAAGCTGGTGACCTCCGCCAGCTCGTTCGGTCGCCTGGTCACCGACATCGACCTGAAGGTCGACCGGCGCAGCGGCGACGTGATCAGCGCCAAGGCGAACAACGTCGTGGTCACCCGGAACGTCCCGAAGGACCCGGCCAGCACCGAGCTGATCAACCACTACAAGACCGCGCTCGGCCCGGTCGCCGACAAGGTGGTCGGCGAGACCACCGCCGCGATCACCAAGACCCAGGAGAACCTGTACCAGACCGGGGTCGACGCCAACGGCAAGCCGACGTACCAGACCGGTGAATCGCCGCTCGGCAACCTGATCGCCGACGCCCAGCTCGCCGCGACCGACAACGAGCAGAACGCGGTTGCCGCCTTCATGAACCCCGGTGGGGTGCGCGCCGACATCGACGCCGGCCCGGTCACCTACGCCGAGGCGTTCACCGTCCAGCCGTTCGCCAACAACCTGGTGACCCTGGACCTGACCGGTGCTCAGCTGTACTGCATGCTGGAGCAGCAGTTCACCGTGGCCCGCGTGCTGTACGCGTCCTCGACCGTGCACTACGTCGTCGACACCAACGGCACCACCGCGCCCGCCGGCTCGCCGTGCAGCGGCACCCGGGTGGTCCGGGGCAGCCTCACCATCAACGGCACCCCGGTCACCGACACCGCGACCTACCGGGTCACGGTGAACAACTTCCTCTCCGGTGGTGGCGACGGCTTCAGCGTCCTCCCCGGTGGCACGAACGCGGTCACCGGCATGATCGACCTGGACGCCTTCACCGCGTACCTGACCGAGAAGTCGCCGGTTTCCCCGCCGGCGCTGGACCGGATCCAGACCACCGCGGAGGTCCCCGCCGCCTGA